Genomic segment of Aquarana catesbeiana isolate 2022-GZ linkage group LG09, ASM4218655v1, whole genome shotgun sequence:
TATTGTGACACCATCTAGCTTTGAGTCCCCTGACTTTATTTTCATGTGTTTCACTGAGCACTTGATTATGTTATAATAAAGCAACATTTACGGAAAAAGACCCATTTATAAATGAATAGAGTATGTTTTTTTCAGGTGTTCACAACGTCATTAGCTCCTGAGAACTTTGtgtcctctgctcacagagctAAATTGGTCATTGTACAGCAACCAATGCTATGTTCTATGATCAATATTTCTGTTGTCGGCATTTTCGGAAGTCATTATATAAAATTGCACCTGAATCTACCaaaataataatgcttaaagccagGTGTGGCTCAACGTACCCTCAGGTTAGAATGTTAAATAAATTTGAAAACTACGTTTTCAGTTCGTTATTCATAATGGAACTAGTAAATATCCTTTCTGCAGCCTACATTTTTTGCAAGCCCATAACGTGAATTATGAAagattgttttattttctttgctcATTGCTATGCCCATCGTATGTGTGTCCTTCTTCAGTATTGCTATTTGTTATCATTAGATTTACAGTTGATTTCTTCAGCTATTCAAGGTTGAATATCTCTCAGTAATTTGCTTTTGTGATGTCTTGCAGGAAGTCCCGACATCTGCGGAGATGGAACAATTTGCAAAAGATCTTAAACATAAACGGATCACTCATGGCTACACACAAGCAGATGTTGGCTTTGCCCTAGGCCAACTTTATAGTAAGGTTACCTATGTAGAATTCTGGAAGAAACTGCAAGAGATCATTGTTTAAAGCTGTTTGAAACTGAAAcctctctttcctcttctctctcaTAGACAAAACTTTTAGTCAGACCACCATCTGCAGATTTGAGTCTTTACAGCTAAGCTTTAAAAACATGTGCAAGCTTAAACCGCTACTAGACAGGTGGCTGCGGGATGTGGACAGAAGAGAGGACATGCAGGAGGTAACTACATCATCATAAATGGGTTAGGAAAAGGGTTTGTATGACAAAGTGGAAGAGTAAGGccatccaaaactgatattttagcaTTTAGTTGAGTCTGGGGGGTGGACTCAGCTGGCAAGATCTTTTTAAGAAGATTCTTGTGGTCAGATGTTTGCACTTGAATGATTAGGTCTTTCCACCTGCTTTGACTAGTATGAGGGCATCTGGGACTCTTGAAGTATGAGACTTGAAAGTGGAGTGAGGAAAGCCAGAAACTTTAGTTGGGAGAACTTAACTATGGAGTTTCCAAGATATTGCCTTACAAATATGAAATCGCTAGTGagaacagtgcaaatatcaacTAAGTAGTATTTATAGCCTATTTACTATTTCATAAGATTTCTATTAAATTGGGTGATGATATTTATGTGGGCTACCCCTGACCTTTGCAGACACCTGATAAGCAACAATAAAGTTCAGCTAGGTAGGCACTATCCAAAAGTCTACAGAGCAAATCATCCTTGGAGCCCTGCAGACAGATTTATATACTTGTAAGTTCAGCTTGGCTGTAAATGGTAATTGTTATAGTGTAAATTGTAAGTGAAGGGGGAATAATGGGAACTGGCAACTTTTGACCTGCCTGATTGATAGGTATTCCCATATGGCAGCCGTCCTGGGTTTCCACAGATGTGAGAACACTGCTGGTTCCAGTACATTGCATCAGCATCAGGACCTTCCAAAATGTCCCCTCAGCCAATGAGTAAATGTGACATATATAGCAGCAACCCCATGTCTTTTCtctatagaaaagaaaaaacaatgtgtgtgtgtgatagCAAACACCATTGAATGCTAAAAGTACTTTTAAGTGCCCATTGCAGAATACCTATACATCCTCATTCAGCTGTTGCAAAGAATGCTTGGGCTTATCAACAGCCATACTTATGATACAAGAGACCTACATAGTTAGAAGTGCAGGTTTCAGAATCTGGAAGGGAAGAGCGAGTATGTAGTCATAACACTCTCTTCTTTGGCTCTTTAGATCATCAGTCGGGGACCAGTTTTGCCTCAGATCCAAAAGAGGAAACATCGAACAAGTATTGAAAACAGTGTCAGACGCAGTTTGGAGAATTACTTTATGCACTGCTCAAAGCCTGGTGCACAAGAGATATCCCAGATTGCCAGGGAACTAAACATGGATAAAGATGTAAGTATACCTAGTTCAATTATTTTACTGTTGTACGAAAGTTGGTTTAACCATGGCATCACAACTCTTTGCCTATACTATACCATACCAATGGCAAAAAATAAATTGTCAGGGGTTAtgccctcccttactccatccaaaatgaaaaagttttgcatttagttctacTTAAATATCTGCTGAGTTGTGTTTCAGCTCTAATGGCTGTTCAATATGTAGGCTATTGCCATGGCAGCAGAAGAGGACAGAGCTGGTGGGAGGGGTATCAGTCTTGCTAATGATAATGCTAATGATAATAGATAAGTTTGATTCAAAGGCACATTTTTTGGTTCAATAGTGTTCTTTAAAGCTGGAGAGACGATAGAAAGAGCAATAGAGAGAacgctatggggctgatttactaaaactggagaatgcaaaatctggtgcaaagcttaattgaacaagctgaagttagaagctgattggctaccatgcatgccTGTACCAGATTtagtactctccagttttagtaaatcaacctctatgtttaTACAGGCCTGGGTTTTTAGCAAGTAACATGGACCATAGCAGGAGGCACTTGGACTGAATCCATGTCTACATTTGCTACAAAGAAGCAGGTGCTGTATAAAACAGATAGATGCACTATTACATAAAAGCTCTTCTTAGCCAGTTAAATGCTAGCAATGATGTAGATATTTAGTCTAACCAAAAGTCATCTTTCAGTTAGAGATTGTATACCTGGTAAGCTAGGtcaccctctgtttttttttttttttttaagcctgtaaTAATGAGATCTTCTGTTATAGTTCCCAACACTTTTCTGCCCGACTTGGAGTTTTTGATGTACTTTGGCACATTGGAATGCCCCCACTCATTCTGTTACATCATCCGcaatataaaattacaaataaCAAGGAGAGTGGGATCCTCATAATGGCAGAGGCAGGCTATGGATATCAAGTGCAGGAATTCTACCATTAACATCCCTGTTAGTAACCATTTTTGTTGCATTTTCCCCTTAAAGACCTATTTTACAGTTTTTGTTTCCAGTCTCTAAAAATCTGAACCATGTTGCCTATCTGCTAAACTACTAGAATCTAGAATTGCAGGTCCTTCATTTTAAGATTGACTTTTTAACTATGTGTTCATCTGTTCACAGGTTGTCAGAGTCTGGTTTTGTAACCGTCGGCAGAAAGGAAAACGGCAGGTGCACCCCTACCTCAGGGAAAATGGTGGAGAAGCCTACGATGTTGTCCAGTCCCTCTCACCTCCAAATGCAGGCCCTTTTGCCCTGTCTCAGGTGATGGCATCTCAAGGTTTTGCCCCAACATCCCTGGGTTCCAACCCTGCACTTTACATGCCCGCCTTCCATAAAAGTGAGGTCTTCCCCCAGGCCATGCCTCACGGAATGTCCATAGGGAATCATGCCACTTAAAGCCTATCTGATTCCTGTAATATGGCAAATGATTCCACAAATGGCCTTTccttttctccttctttttctgaaAAATGGGGCAGGGTGGGGGGTGGGCAAAGAGAGATATCACTGCTTGTAAAACTTGAGTTTTGGTTCATGTTGGTCATATTCTCACCTAAAGCTAAAATGAATTCCGAGTGAGAATGATTACAGTCATAGTGTATAAGTTTGATTAATGCAGCATACATCTAAAAACCTTTGATAACACCAACCTTTAGTGCATAACCAGGGTTCCATCAAACCTTCTAATCTATTCTTCAAGGGATACAGTCATACCGGCATATTCAGTGAGGCAGTGCAAAAGAGCAATATTGGTGTCCAAAGGTAACTGAGTTTGATTATTGCAGCATTCTGATTGATTGCTACATTCTCCATATTATTATTGTGCCCTGTAATATCTAACTAGACAAGTATAATGATTTTGtattgctgtttccttttttaactttttttcatccCTAAATCATTGCAATGCAAAGACCCTGCCTAACCAAATATTACACCACTAGATACCTGGCATTTACAGAAAATATCCCTTCTGTACCCCTCTCtaatttagtttcactttaaggtgGAACGAAACCCTCGTATTTTTTCCAGCCaaaaagctgccatcttggcctctgtttgatcttcagctgccatgatgctggacattttatcagttatgacaccagccttttgatggtttaacagttgggttgagagcacaaccaatgtgacacaTACATTCCTggcacatgctgggaatgtaactgttaaatcaatgggtctagttccactttaatacaggAACCTGACTTTTCCTGACTTAATAGCTAACCTCCACCAACTGCTGTTTCCCTGTTCAATTAGAGTGCCCTACTGGACAACTGGACAGTAGAATGGCAGTTGTCAGGGTTTAGTTATGAAGTCAGGAGAGGTGGGCTCCAGTTATGAAGTGAAACTATATCAAAGAGGGACACAGAGGAAGGCAAAGCATTTATGGGCAgcaaaatatattaaataatatcCAGTATGTGGTAATATTAAATCACCACCTGGTTTATTTATAATAGTATCCAGTAACATCTTGAAGTTTGGATAGCTTTTGTGGATTATAGAtacatttctggttttgggttAGACCTTATTGCTCTCTTTCTGATGACTGTATCCCTTGAAAAGCCAAAATATCAGGCCGTTGCCTGACAGTGATCCAGCAACAGCACATGCTAACTTCTATTCTGACTCTAGGGGGCACTGCGATATTCTACAGTTTGTGAGAGTGGCATAAAACAGACCAGAGTTAGTCCTTGACCCACTCTCATTGCCCCCTGCCCATCCCACCCCACCATACCCTACCCCAAC
This window contains:
- the LOC141109010 gene encoding POU domain, class 5, transcription factor 1.2-like gives rise to the protein MYNQQTFQSFAHSSGLMEDTSCQYGMGSYPDLGNPHHSQSFFPFSTVTVKSDYGDLGVQGVGDCMAEALPWDHLAQMDTTSQMIIHSDQQEREPMTNPADAEMDLKKEPEPEEGSPTAKLNPQPHNAMGATYYAQAWGGGTFWSNPGTTAANKPQASVKPTPAQQFSQNQSPQGESGISSLDANRSSTSTSPASSVQTNSTPRSISSRGSEGICSDIEEEVPTSAEMEQFAKDLKHKRITHGYTQADVGFALGQLYNKTFSQTTICRFESLQLSFKNMCKLKPLLDRWLRDVDRREDMQEIISRGPVLPQIQKRKHRTSIENSVRRSLENYFMHCSKPGAQEISQIARELNMDKDVVRVWFCNRRQKGKRQVHPYLRENGGEAYDVVQSLSPPNAGPFALSQVMASQGFAPTSLGSNPALYMPAFHKSEVFPQAMPHGMSIGNHAT